TAGGCTAAGGTCCCTCTGGGCTTTAATAGAGTTCTTCTCCTTCCTGCCGTACTACGTGTTCAGGAGGCTTCTCTCCATGTTTAAACCTGTGATTGGGGATCGGGGCGTCTTAGACTTCATAGTCTGGATCGTTGTAACGCTGGATCACACGAGGTTTCTAGCGAGCGTCTTGGGCAGGTTTCTAGCTAGGCTGTTGAGCGTAAGCACGGCGATATACGTTACAGCCGACCTCGCTGTGCTGCGTAGACGCGCGCTCGGCGTGCCCCGCTCCTTCTTAATGAGGGAGGCGGCATGCTATGACGTCCTAGCCAAATACTACGCAAGCCACGTGATCGACACGACGAGTAAGGCTCCGAAGGAGGCTCTAGAGGAGCTGGTGAAGTTCCTAGGAATGTCTTAAA
Above is a genomic segment from Candidatus Nezhaarchaeota archaeon containing:
- a CDS encoding thymidylate kinase; protein product: MFSRGVYAYVSWFRGSHFFASLLARFLSRFTAFKGYGNPYYGVAIPPRLRSLWALIEFFSFLPYYVFRRLLSMFKPVIGDRGVLDFIVWIVVTLDHTRFLASVLGRFLARLLSVSTAIYVTADLAVLRRRALGVPRSFLMREAACYDVLAKYYASHVIDTTSKAPKEALEELVKFLGMS